The Urbifossiella limnaea genome has a window encoding:
- a CDS encoding DNA polymerase, which produces MTPAAAGRADDVTRVSTPQPAAGMAAFARGRDVSVVGIAVTQQPNSTPGASAAATTRVGLAVGVPDGGGVLLHRYDVDLGDPAVAPHLSGVLRPGVTVVGHGLEDVLHILWQLEIPDPQCVWDVRVAAAAFLLGVHHPRYSPAADTAAAIAARGDLTAERAAATGLHALAARYGVPIAAAGPADVAATAAGVYLGQVSEAATRGVLDHLVRVEMPWVVTTARMSWHGARVDPVRSTSVAATAATHSRDLLDRLATLGLRGVGDEDLRAYFAAAELLDHFRRGDGFDFGGDRLDGAADRPEAVPLIRCLRRIQTLRANRVLTGEFTGPDGRVHPRYHVLGAHTGRLTCDSPNLPGIGRIFRPLVVPDPGNGIGEADWAQIEVGVTAAVFGDDRLIAAFNAGDVYAAAAQIVFAADLPPDAANLTPTNFRAAYPDLRERAKVAVLGLIYGLGREGLEARLGPNATAFAAAFAAAYPALHAGLAAARAQGASRGGAVSGSGLRRYRPAAGPPSRWERNWFVNFPVQAAAATLFKEAGNRLDRLYRPYDARLILPLHDAFVFEARLDLLQEVAELTHDVMGAVVREAFPALRPRVVINTEHPGCWNKDGRADSLARWAADPLFAL; this is translated from the coding sequence GTGACGCCCGCCGCCGCCGGCCGGGCAGACGACGTCACCCGCGTCTCGACCCCGCAGCCGGCGGCCGGGATGGCGGCGTTCGCCCGCGGCCGCGACGTGAGCGTGGTCGGCATCGCCGTGACCCAACAACCGAATTCTACTCCAGGCGCGAGTGCGGCCGCAACGACACGCGTCGGCCTCGCGGTCGGCGTCCCCGACGGCGGCGGGGTCCTCCTCCACCGCTACGACGTCGACCTCGGCGACCCGGCCGTCGCCCCCCACCTCTCGGGCGTACTCCGCCCCGGGGTCACTGTCGTCGGCCACGGCCTGGAGGACGTGCTGCACATCCTGTGGCAGCTCGAGATCCCGGACCCGCAGTGCGTCTGGGACGTGCGAGTGGCGGCGGCCGCGTTCCTCCTCGGCGTCCACCACCCGCGATACAGTCCGGCCGCCGACACCGCCGCTGCCATCGCCGCCCGGGGGGACCTGACCGCCGAGCGGGCGGCCGCGACCGGGCTGCACGCCCTGGCCGCCAGGTACGGCGTGCCGATCGCCGCCGCGGGCCCGGCCGACGTCGCCGCGACCGCCGCCGGCGTCTACCTCGGCCAGGTCTCCGAGGCCGCGACCCGCGGCGTCCTCGACCACCTCGTCCGGGTCGAAATGCCGTGGGTCGTGACCACGGCGCGGATGTCCTGGCACGGGGCCCGGGTCGATCCCGTCCGGTCCACGTCCGTCGCCGCGACCGCCGCGACGCACAGTCGTGACCTGCTCGACCGACTCGCGACCCTCGGACTCCGTGGGGTCGGCGACGAGGACCTACGGGCCTACTTCGCCGCCGCGGAACTGCTCGACCACTTCCGCCGCGGCGACGGGTTCGACTTCGGCGGCGACCGGCTGGACGGCGCCGCCGACCGCCCCGAGGCAGTACCGCTTATCCGGTGTCTTCGACGGATCCAAACGCTCCGGGCGAACCGCGTCCTGACCGGCGAGTTCACCGGCCCCGACGGCCGCGTGCACCCGCGGTACCACGTCCTCGGCGCCCACACCGGGCGGCTGACGTGCGACTCCCCCAACCTCCCCGGCATCGGCCGCATTTTCCGACCGCTGGTCGTGCCGGACCCGGGGAACGGGATCGGCGAAGCCGACTGGGCCCAGATCGAGGTCGGGGTGACCGCGGCCGTGTTCGGCGACGACCGACTGATCGCGGCGTTCAACGCCGGCGATGTGTACGCCGCCGCCGCCCAGATCGTGTTTGCCGCTGACTTGCCGCCCGATGCCGCTAACCTGACACCGACAAACTTCCGGGCGGCGTACCCCGACCTGCGCGAGCGGGCGAAGGTGGCCGTCCTGGGGCTGATCTACGGCCTCGGGCGGGAGGGGCTCGAGGCTCGGCTCGGGCCGAACGCCACCGCCTTCGCGGCGGCATTCGCGGCCGCCTATCCGGCCCTCCACGCCGGCCTTGCCGCGGCACGGGCGCAGGGGGCGAGTCGCGGCGGTGCCGTCTCCGGATCCGGGCTCCGGCGTTACCGGCCGGCGGCCGGCCCGCCGTCCCGGTGGGAGCGGAACTGGTTCGTCAACTTCCCGGTCCAGGCGGCCGCCGCGACGCTCTTCAAGGAGGCCGGCAACCGGCTCGACCGCCTCTACCGCCCGTACGACGCGCGGCTGATCCTACCCCTCCACGACGCCTTCGTGTTCGAGGCGCGGCTGGATCTACTACAGGAGGTCGCCGAGCTGACCCACGACGTGATGGGCGCGGTCGTCCGCGAGGCGTTTCCCGCCCTCCGCCCCCGGGTCGTGATCAACACCGAACACCCCGGCTGCTGGAACAAGGACGGCCGTGCCGACTCGCTCGCCCGGTGGGCGGCCGACCCGCTCTTCGCCCTCTGA